The Cryptococcus neoformans var. grubii H99 chromosome 13, complete sequence genomic interval CGACATCTCGCCCAAGAAGGTGTACGTAAGGTGCTCACCACTCCCATCCCTCCCAAGGTTGTCGCTGGGCAACATCCTTACCTCGCTAGGGCCCGAGAGTGGGTGATGAATgtccttgaagaagaagtcaagACTGGCGGTGCTAGAGGCAAGAAGGCCAGATTTGCGGATGCCGAAGATatggaagggaagaaggctaTCTGGGTTGTACAGGGTCTCCGTGGATGGGTAGCTGTTTGGGGCGACGAAGTAAGTATTCCATCTCTCTATCGTCAGTTCTTGTCTGACGAAACATAGCAACTGTCGGCGCTTAGCTCGACgctcctctctctccctcccctcccccaccTCACACCTCAAATTTATTCACTTCTTGCCTTGCTCTtgtctcctcctccgtcgGACGCTGCCTCGCCCACCCCCTCTGTTCTTACCAACCTTCCTACCATCCTTGACTCCTTGctttcctctcccccttccGCCGGCGATATACCCACCTATCTCTCAGCCATCGCTGGAGCTCTCATCAAGATGTCTCTTCAAGATCCCACTTCCTTGGCCACGTACCTGCCCAAAGCTTGGAATTTACTCTTCAAAGAAATCTTGCTTGCTCCCAACGCTCCCAAGCCTGTTGTTGAGGCTGCCGTCTCTGCTCTTGGTCAAGGCGGTTTGATCAGGTATTGCATCACCGATGATCAGATCTTGGCTACTCTCAGCTATGTTCGAGGCGGAAGCCACCTTCCCGGTGCGAGGCAAAAGGGCAGAGCGCCCTTCTTATGGAAGttgctctcttccctcaCTTCCGCTTTGGGTTCCAACCCTGTCCGTCTTCCCCACCTTCTCAAGCTGCTTGAGTCACTTATTTCCCGCCTTCGTCTCCGCGTCCTGCCTTTCGGGTCCAACCCTGGCGCTCCAGCCAAAGCCGATCCTTTGGGCCGAGCACCTGCTGCTGCGCAAGAGTTGTTGATGGATTTGATCAAGGAAGTTGGTGACCTGAGATCTCAGCGAGGGTTCGAGTGGAAGGATGAGATCGATGGAGTTGTGGGTAGTGCCATAGAAGTTGTCGGTGTGCAAGGTGTTTTAGAGGTGCTGCCTTTGAATATTGAACCTGATGCGTGAGTCGCATTTTTCAACTTTCCTGTAAATTTCTCGCTAACGATCTACAGCTCGGGAACCCCTCCTCAGCCCGGCCGCGCCCATTTGCTCCCCCTTATCCGTTCGCACAACAccaactcttccctctccttcttctcttcctacTTCCGTCCTTTGTCTGAGCGCCTGTTCTCCCTTAAGGTTGCCGCCGAAGAACGGGGTAGAGCCCAGGAGGCTAAGATCTGGGAGGTTGTCGTCGGGCAGATTTGGGACTGTTTCCCAGGTTTCTGCGATATGCCTCGGGACATGAAGGACGGACTTGATGCTTCTTTCCTCGGTTTGCTCACTTCCCTTCTCTACACCCAACccaccctccttccttcgcTCCTCAAGggtctttccctcctcatTAGCTCTACCACCCGTCTTGCGTCTTCTGCCGCCCCTCAGGAAGAGCTTCTTAAACAATTCGGCGTCTCTCAAATTGATGCTCAGGCGAACATGGCTCTCCTCAAGTCTTTGGCCAAGGATATGGTCTCTGTATTATTGAACGTGTTCTCCAAGATGCCTCGTGAATCTAGGGGTATGGTCGGGGACGTTATTGGTCACTGGGTAGGAATTATGGAGCCTTCAGATTTGGTTGAGACATATCAAACTGTTACCACTCACTTGTCCAATGCGCTCTCTGTTCCTCCTGCGCCTGCCAATGCCGGTGAAAGCCCCATCTCCCACACCATGCTCGATCTCTTGATCATCTTTGTCCCTCAACTCCCTCTTGCCCAATCTCTAGCATTGTTCAACGCTTCAtccactccttccttgcTGCACCACCGTGACGCCACTGTCCAGAAGAAGTCCTATCGACTCTTGAAGCGTCTTCTCGAGTCACCGACCTTGGCTCCCACTCTCACTCCCGCCTCCTATGCCGAGTTCGTGTCTAAGCTCCTCTCTTCACAACCTCACATCGGCCCTGGTGCCCAGCGTGACCGTCTTCAATTGTTAACCACTCTCGTAAACGTTCTTCCTCAGGACGGGCTTGGTGTCTTGCCAGAGTTGGTCAGTGAAGCCGTGTTGGGTACTAAGGAGGTCAATGAAAAGGCGAGAGATGCTGGTTTCGAACTCGTCGTGGAgatgggcaagaagatggcCAAAGGTGGAAAGGTCAACCGAGctgaaggggaggaggatggtgaggTGGAGAACACTTCAGTGGATGCCAGTGCAGAGGAGTACTTGACGATGGTCGCTGCTGGTTTGACTGGTACTACACCTCATATGATCAGTGCGAGCATCAATGCTTTATCAAGGTTACTATTT includes:
- a CDS encoding ribosomal RNA-processing protein 12, whose protein sequence is MSSTDFAAELEKVRRLTGSQLAHQSKPAQLLVAIESTITSTLSTPPPHSSTAYFASLLQCLEKACADEVGDDEDMAETENMGQGALIPATLYLLAIVVPESPNQVVLSKLSPLLECILPLYDSALEHPPALRSLLQITTAVVLLAPPQLLSSSPLLKKAWNYLLELNLDPRPKVRHLAQEGVRKVLTTPIPPKVVAGQHPYLARAREWVMNVLEEEVKTGGARGKKARFADAEDMEGKKAIWVVQGLRGWVAVWGDEQLSALSSTLLSLPPLPHLTPQIYSLLALLLSPPPSDAASPTPSVLTNLPTILDSLLSSPPSAGDIPTYLSAIAGALIKMSLQDPTSLATYLPKAWNLLFKEILLAPNAPKPVVEAAVSALGQGGLIRYCITDDQILATLSYVRGGSHLPGARQKGRAPFLWKLLSSLTSALGSNPVRLPHLLKLLESLISRLRLRVLPFGSNPGAPAKADPLGRAPAAAQELLMDLIKEVGDLRSQRGFEWKDEIDGVVGSAIEVVGVQGVLEVLPLNIEPDASGTPPQPGRAHLLPLIRSHNTNSSLSFFSSYFRPLSERLFSLKVAAEERGRAQEAKIWEVVVGQIWDCFPGFCDMPRDMKDGLDASFLGLLTSLLYTQPTLLPSLLKGLSLLISSTTRLASSAAPQEELLKQFGVSQIDAQANMALLKSLAKDMVSVLLNVFSKMPRESRGMVGDVIGHWVGIMEPSDLVETYQTVTTHLSNALSVPPAPANAGESPISHTMLDLLIIFVPQLPLAQSLALFNASSTPSLLHHRDATVQKKSYRLLKRLLESPTLAPTLTPASYAEFVSKLLSSQPHIGPGAQRDRLQLLTTLVNVLPQDGLGVLPELVSEAVLGTKEVNEKARDAGFELVVEMGKKMAKGGKVNRAEGEEDGEVENTSVDASAEEYLTMVAAGLTGTTPHMISASINALSRLLFEFKDQVSDQTISELLSTLTIFLTSKNREIVKSALGFAKVTIVSLPIATLRPHLPQLVPALLGWVHDHKNHFKSKTIHIFERLIRRFGFDEVYANAGEKVEEKKVLIGIRKRKERAKKKRAGKGDEEEGDKRQSMGNAFDDILYNSDSDLSSDEDEDAPAKGRTQAQGKGQVKGKRAQQQQQQQQQQQRERREKGGDVYIRNDEDEPMDLLSRSIAGGVSTNNPALQAPRRKPGQLASKFQTDKSGKLIITDDNSADEADPSASAGAAFMANVANTTADGTYRDSRGNLKFNRNTKRAREAEGDILRGLDEEDAKKENKLRERKKMRKQLGEEFRAKRAGGDIKREGGPDPYSYVPLGQTGGKKGKKGNFNLTNKKKGSRG